ctaggataggctctaaccatgactctgataccatattaagaagtggactttaagcctaacttaaccccacaaaattagcttgtaaggtgaggtttgcacctcacttatatattatagtttgaccttatctctaatcgatatGAGACTTCTAACATAATcaacaattttctttatttcaagAAGATAAACAGGTATGAAGTGTTCTTTTTTGGAACTATTGAGTTGTGTTTTAAGTTTCTTGGTTTTAGCTTTAGGCTGACTAGCATGATAGATCTTCATTTTTTGTCAAATCTTGCAATAAGTATTTAAGCTTACCACTTTTGTAAGAAAAGCTGTATATATTGATGATAGAGGCCATGCCACAACGAGGTTATATTGTTGTTTGTAGTGAACACAGTGAGAGTTGATGGTGTGGTGAGTCCATACTTCAAAACTAAGATAGTTGGGACGAGTGCACAAACCACCAATGTACTTCAAGAATTGGAGGCTATTGACTATAGTGAACATTTAATGTTGTGAGATCAACATATTATCCTTATCAAGTTTAATGCTAACTAAAAGTGTgagaaaataatgaatgaaaaatagatgaaaatgaattgaaaatttaaatcagTGAAAAACATTACGAGGAAATAAATTTGTGATTGTAATATCATAGCaaataatataagaaagaaaacgaaagaaaacgtttattaatgaaaaattgatACAAAGTGACATctataaatatgtatatgtatacataaCTTATAACAAAAAGCATCCCTGACAATTTTGAatgataaaatacaaaattattatatataaaatagaaactgaaatgaaatttaatatatatatatatatatatattaatattagagGATATTTTTTTTGAccaaagtttattttaattatttatatattatcaaatgTATCACATATCATAAAGATAATGTAAGATAAAAGAATGACATCAACCATATCCATGTGatgttttatagttttctcATGAATGAATAACAcattaatttttgtcttataagttttttctttaattttctttgaaaaaatgttttgtttctttgattttgtaCAAGGTGGTAGTTAAATAAGTCTGATTTAAGGAGGTTAAATACGGCATCGCAATCACAATCGCAATCGCAGCGCAGATAATTCTTCACATATTGTGATAGCAAAAATATCCTCACTTTCTACAAAACCAGACGAAGCTAAAGAGTGGCTCCGATTTCACCCTAACCAAGCATCTTGCATCTTGCATCTTGCATCTTTCATCGATCGCGATTCCACCATCGGAATCTGGAAGCGATGTCAACCTCGAGCCAGCACCAGTTCCGATACACTCAGACCCCCTCGAAGGTGCTGCACCTTCGCAACCTCCCCTGGGAATGCTCCGAGGAGGAGCTCAAAGAGCTCTGCAAGCCCTTTGGTAAGATCGTCAACACCAAGTGCAATGTCGGCGCCAATCGCAACCAGGCTTTTGTTGAATTCGTAACTCTCTCTCCCCTCTTTCTCCTCTTACTGTTTTCAATAGTTCcttaattttagggttttaagCCATGCGTTTGTTGATTCGTGTGAACTTCAGCTCCGTGTAGCCGTTTCTGGCTTTTAGAATCCTCGATTTTTGTTTGCTATCGTGCTTTATTTCATTCTTTTGCTTAGGATATCAGAATTAGGCCTTTCGTTTatatccattttttttctcattttcacttGTTTTACTTCTGAAATAAATGTGTTGGTTAatgtacattttaaaaaattacggCTTCGATTAGCCTAGGAATGGCAATCGCAATTGCATCCACTTATACACTGTCGTCCATGCATAAATTTGACCAATCTGTTCTATCATAGTGGATTGGGCAAAAAGTTTGGATGGCTAATAAAAAGTAAACCATTAATAATGTCACCAAGAGTTAAGATGTTAACGATTTTTGCGAGGAGTGAAATTTTGGAGAGATTTTTTATgacaaaggaaaaaaatatgttcATGATACTGTTTTTTAGCATAGAGGTCGGTTTTGTGGATACCAGTGATGACCAAATAGTACTGCTTGTTAGGATTAATAGTAGAGGTATTACCTTCATACCCTTGGGAACACCCATGATGTATCTAGGTGGAGCCAAAAGTCTTGTTGCTTGAATTAACTCCATGTACTACTATGGCtgttcaattatattttatttgagatAGCTTCTTTAGAAGCTTTCTTGCTTATTTTAGACTGAACCTATGTTATATTGCAACTAAATATTAagattttcatttaataaaattgtctGGACTTTAAACTTCCTTTTCTTCGATAGTGTTCATCTGTTAGTTTCTCTTGAATCTTAATTGGTATTTTAAATGACTGCTGAGTGGTCGAGGATGTATTTAGTTTTCTTACGTTGTGATAGctgttcctttttttttatgattccTACTCGGGTTACTGAACTCTCAAGTATAAATGCCAGGTAGATCTAAATCAAGCCATTTCAATGGTTTCCTATTATGCTTCATCTTCAGAACCTGCTATGGTTCGTGGCAAAACTGTTTACATTCAGTATTCTAATAGACATGAAATTGTCAACAACAAAAGTCCTGGAGATATTCCTGGAAATGTCTTGCTGGTAACTATTGAAGGTGTGGAAGCTGGGGATGTAAGCATTGATGTTATCCATTTGGTAAGTGCGACTgagttttatttcatttctcCAGTTCACTTTTGTTTGTATGATTTTGCAATATTCTTGTTTGATTAGACGATGCgaaataaaaatcacaatccCAATGTTTGGTTAGCTTACAGAAATGTATCTCTTTCTGgatcatgtaattttttttttccaatttaggAAGTTTGAAATGTTTAAATAGTGGGGGATGGGATATATAGAAAAAAGTGGAAGGAGTATTTTGAATGTGCTTTAATTTCTATAGAcataaactatttttctttggAAAATCTTATAGTTGAATTTGATGGTCGAGGTTTTTGAGTTGAAAACCTGTTGAAAACAGAGACACTGTTCACACTACCTTTAGGAAAAAGGTATGTCCAGTGGGATCATTGCAGTACCTTTTACTACATATCATCGTTTTAAATgtgaaaacattgtttaaattgatttctgcttaatttttttgttttgctttatcCGGTGGGAAGCATTGAAGTCCTATGTAAATCTTTCATTCTCACAGTtgcatctttttcttttccttttgggGAGGGCAAAGTTTTCGCATGAAGTAGTGTTCAGAAAGTTTGAATACCTTTTATTCCTATACAGTTCcttcttttttcattaaataatactatcttttatcttttgccCTTGTTATTTAGAGTTAGACAGAATCCTGATTAAATCATATgtcaatttttactaaaatcGGTTGAACCACAGATGGTGATCTCTCATATTTAGTTACTTTTGTTGGAGACAGTTTGGAATATTTGTCATGTACGTCATACACCTTTCTAACGTCACGCATATAAGTACAGGTGTCATTCTGCACTTATTTCTTATCTGTTTGGAACTTATTTTTCCTTCCTGACATTGCTCTTGATTGTAACATCTTTGAAGGTTTTTTGGATTGTCTGCTGAACTATAATCTTCCAACATTTCCATTTAATGAATAACCAAATAATGATTAAGGTGAAAATAATATGGTGTATGAACTAGTTCTTTATTCTTTATTCAGGTGTTTTCTGCATTTGGCTTTGTTCACAAAATCGCAACATTTGAAAAGACTGCAGGTTTCCAGGTTAGTAAATTATCATTTGCTCTACTTCAATATGTCCCTTCCCGATTCAATTCTAGTGTTGACAATGTTTAATGCCATGGCAGGCTCTGATTCAGTTCACTGATGCTGAAACTGCTTCTGCTGCTAGGGATGCACTGGATGGAAGAAGCATACCAAGGCAAGTAGTGTTtgtgtgttttctttttattcttcaaacCCATCTTTGATTTGGCTATAGTTTGATAAGTAATAATTTTGCTGATTCACTTATGCTTTGGTATGTAGATACCTACTTCCAGCCCATGTTGGTTCTTGTAATTTACGTATTTCATACTCAGCACATAAAGATCTGAATATCAAATTCCAATCAAATCGCAGCAGGTAATGATTGAAGTAAAGAcaattatcatatattattGTTTAGTTGTTTTAACACTGTCTTCCACTCAGGAACTTAAGTTAATTGTGAAAACTATTGCATGTTATTTTTGTGGTGTTCTCTATTTTGCTAATTGATACGTGTGCTTTTATCCTCTAGGGCTTACTGAAGCTTGGTAGTCAGGATACAGTTGACTTGCCATGACCACTTAGTAATTTTCTTGATCATTTTCCAACTGTTTGATGCATTTACTGTCAATGTTATTGAGACCATTGTTCTTATGTTATTGAAATGTGTTGGCAAGTTTTTCTTTAGTGGGTTTTGTTATATCGTGTTGAAAATTCAATACTAATTATTTGTGGTTGTCGTCAATCtaatatgtttttcatctttGCTCTGGAGGCTACCCTGAAGTTTGCAATGTGTCTCTGGGTCATAATTATAGTTGTGGAAGCAGCTTCTACTTGTGTAATTTTAGTTTCTCAGTTGAAAAAACAGTGGTTTTGTTTTACATCTGAGATCAACTGGCTATGAGGTGTTACTTTCTAAAATATCTGTATATTAGCTGAAatcattgttttttgtttgtcttGGGGcacaaaatttgaattattatttccTAATCCTGCTCACAATCTAGATATCAGGAAGAATTTAAGAAATGAAAGTTTGTAATTGCCAAATCTTGTGACCACTatcattgaatttatttttttacataatattcTCAATTTCAGGCGAACATTTCTGTTAAAACAATTTGACATAGTGACACTCAAACTCCAAGAAATTGTTAGTGAGTCATAGTTAAATGAATAATCAATAAGCATGTATTGTGAAATTAGCGTGTCCTCTATTAGTCTATTTAACACGATAGTATCACATAAATTTAACAGGCTTGTTTACCACTATTGTCAATTAAAATTTTGCCAGTGAAACGTTGTGGTTCCTTTCCTCCTGACTCTAGCGAAATTACTATGTTTAATGTTGACAATTGGTTTCTAAAGCATTGATTCAAGCATAACTTTTTCTCTATGTGCACAGCtaaatttctattttctattttcttactAGTCTTCCTGTCAATAACGAGTATTATTTTCCCCATGACATTTCAGGGACTACACAAATCCTATGCTTCCCGTTAACTATACTGCTATTGAAGGGACGGTACAGGTATTTTGTTGTGTTATGCTTTAATACATTCTGCTTTTACTATTGTATGCTCTGACAAACATATATTCTTCAGACGGCTGTAGGCCCAGATGGGAAGAGGAAAGAACCTGAAAGCAATGTGCTTTTGGCTTCCATTGAAAATATGCAGTATGCTGTTACTGTTGATGTCCTCCATACTGTAAGATTTTGTGCTTTTCTGTAAAACTTCCAAATTCTCAAGTGATTTATACTCTACAGTCTAAACATCATAGGGCAATCTCTACAGGTCTTCTCTGCATTTGGAACTGTCCAGAAAATTGCTATATTTGAAAAGAATGGTCAAACTCAGGCACTAATTCAGTACCCTGGTATTAATCATATTCAACTTTTACTCCTTGCACTAGTAcattgtgatatatatatatatatatatatgtgtgtgtgtgtgtatgcatgtaaaatattaaaatttatacacCTGCTTCCGCGTAAATGGGAGGTTCCTTTGCCAGTAGTGGATTTTGGGTAAGGGAACATTAGAGTCCTTGGAATAGGAATACAGTGTTTATGCACCTGTTGTTTGActgtttgttttaattgtattatatatctcattctttattgttattatttcattaatcaATTCTTTCATTTTCCCCACCCAATGTTGAATGTTGGATAATGTTTGGTTACATTCTACGCGTTTAAATGTAATTTCAGGGAATGGAAGTGGGTGGGTAGCAGTACATACTAGCCCTCCCATCCCCTGTATCATGAtgagcattttttttttgtcttgatCGTGGGTGTACATTTTTTGGCAGATGTCATAACGGCAGCAGCTGCTAGAGAAGCTCTAGAGGGGCATTGCATATATGATGGTGGCTATTGTAAGCTTCATCTATCATACTCTCGTCATACTGATCTCAATGTAAAGGTATAAAAATATGTGTTTTTGAGTTAATGTTCATGAGtgggaaaaatgaaaaaggggGGAAAATTAAAGATATCGTTAGAAGCAATGTGGACACTTGATCGGAAAGAGATTTGGTTCTTAAACGTATGCTTCTTGACACTTGATTGAGCTACCTTTTATAGTAATTTGTTGATGACAGTTGAATAATTATCCTAATTCTGAgtgttatattatataatacgTTTTGGTTGTAGGCTTTCAGCGACAAAAGTAGAGACTATACTGTGCCAGATCCTAGTCTGCTACCAGCCCAAGGTCCTGCAACCGCTTGGCAAAATCCACAGGCTGCACCCATGTACCCTGGCAGTGCTCCTCCTTATCACACTCAAGTTCCTGGTGGCCAAGTGCCATCATGGGATCCATCCCTCCAGGCGGTTAGACCTAGTTACATATCTGCACCTGGTACTTTTCCTGTACAAACAGGTACCGTTCCTCCAATGCCATCTTATGCTCCAGCAGCAGCCATGCCCGCAGCTTCCTCACCTCTTGCACAAAGCAGCCCCATTGGTCATAATGCAAATCCAATGGGAATCTCTCAGTCTGGGGTTCCACCCAATGTAAATTTACAGCCCAGTGGTGCTCCACATTCAGTTCCTGGTTCCTCACCTATCATGCAGACCAGCCAAGCGGCTCAAGGATTAGTTCAGCCTGGGGCTCAGCCAAATGCAAGACCTGATGGTGCTTCACCTCCTGGTCAACATTATTATGCTTAGAAAGCCAGTTTTACAGTTTTACTGTCACATGAATGAAAGGAAAATGGTTTTGGGGGAAGAAGAATGATAGTATGATAAATTTGTTGTTCGGTTGGAAACTTCATCAGCATCATCATCGTTGTTTTTGAATGATGTAATTTAATTTGCGAAGAAAGCTCCGAAATAGTTGATCTCTTACCCTCTTTTGAAATTCTTGCCTTCCATTGAATACTCACTGGGACTGGaggtgttaaaatatttttctctgcTTAAGGTAACTTAGAACTAACAAAAATCAAATGACGCAATACTTCACCATGTGGATTTTGGACAATTCAGTTTTGTCCCATTGATGAAACTGGGGTTTGTATTAGGGCCCTGTATGCTCGTCGCATCTGCAAAATCATAGTTCGCGTTTTGCAAGGATAATTTCCCCACTTCTTCTCAACATTAAAGTAGAATggaaaaaaaagtcattttaaaTGTCAACAGCGATCGGCTTAATTACGAAGATTGTATAACAACAATGTGAATTTATGTAGCCAAAGTAGttgaaaaatgttttgttttttctcttgaatGATGAAGTTAGTTTGTCAGGCATTCTACCTGAAGCGTATATGGTTAAAAGAACAATTTACGCATCCTTCAACTGATGCGATTGATATCTGTCTAAAATTAAAGTTCATATGATCCGGTGCCTTTTCAAGTATTTGTATAAAAAACTTGAccatctaaataaatttcagttTAGATAGTGCATGTGCGTATGCATGTCCATTCACTTGGGAACACGAGAGGGCGAGTGAAGGGTCACATTTTCTCATAAAAAACCGAATAGATGAGACTAACGTGGCAGCTTCTTTTAGGAAaggaaactaaaagaaaattaatctaATTTGTGTACATAATTGAAGGATAATTCTCATAAAATTATTCACCATCTCTTTCCTCTACTTCCAGGTTTTGTGCTGTGGTCGGTGAGGTCAAAGTTACCACCAATCAGTTTCCAGGTGCTGCAACCATCAAAGTTCTGTAATTTAGAACGGGAAAGTGTCTAGCTGTCAATGATTTGAAATATAACCTAAAGCTGCCTGAAAAAGCACACACACTAACACGCAATCAACAAATATCAAGTTTTAAAGTCCCTcatatagaaaaaaatgaaaagccCTGTGTGTTCTTTAATAGAAGCACTTTATTTTCTTCTGCATTTGCTGATTAATTAGTTTTCAGGACCTTTTGTAATTACTCAGATACATAATCACGAAGAACCAAGAATGTCTGTACTCAACACTGTACACGTGTATTTGGCATTGATCTTTATAATGAATTCACAATAAGAATGTAATTTTTCGATCGATCATCAGAAATATAAttctcttaattatatattttttagttacaAGATCCAAATGCAGTACTTTATGAACACAATTTTGCTCAAACATGGAAAGTTTGGTACGATAATAATGCGATTGATTGTACCCAAATAAAAAGGAAGCGAAAAGTTGCAAAAAGAGAATGTAATGCATAAGAGAACAGAAGAGAACACATAGGCATGTGCGAGTCGAAGGTGTAGACGAAGGTACGTGACAAGGTCATGTTTTGATTATGGGTCATGTTCCATTATGATGGTACACTGTCCCTGTCTTTAAATAATGGTTTTAAATGCAGAGAGGGACTACTCCACAGtgcactttctctctctctctcgtaGTATCACCATGCATCTCTGCAACAAAGCAAAACTGACCCATTGGTTATCAGATTCTTCTCTACGCTGTGTTGACATAGATAGTATCGTACGCGTAGTTTGCACCCTTTGCTGAAGACACTTCTGAAAGCAACTGCTATGACAACCTTAGATCCCACATTTTACTAATCTAACTGCaaacttatatttaacattAATACTGGTTGGATTTGTTGGAAATTTAAGTCTCACACGTagaaatcaaaaaataaaacattatataaaagtaaaagatccattcattcattcattgtCTAATTTTGAGTAAAGAATGGTATAATGATttagaaactaatttttaaatttaaccctaaaacaTATCATATTATGGCTATAATTTCCCTTTTAAAAAaccaaaacttaattaatatcaCAAGTTTATTTTATGTCAGTGAGCGAAGACTTGTAtaatggtttttttttaaactttgggttatttattaaataagtttgaCTGACTTAATCTCAAAGTGAGTTAAGATGTATATTAATTCCATTGAAGAATCCAATTTATACATGTAATTTCTCTTGTGTAATAATTGGaactttaaaaagaattattaagGCTTAACCATTCATTTACTTCATATTGTTGGCAATGAAGATAAAACGTCCCTACAAATTAAGTTTAGGATATCAAGACATTGATTGCTGTCATTCTTATCACATGGAGTCTTATtgtatattgaaaataatatatgaagCATGTGTTTCTTGCTCTTATTGATTTTAGGTTCAAAAGGAACttgattataataaaacttaacaATTCGTATACTTCAATTTGGTACAATAATAATACCAGGTTTGATTTGAATTAAGTTTATGGGATAAAGACTAAGATTAAATAGCTACTAATGGAATCTCTGTGTATTAAAAgtaatacatataaaaatagGTTTGTATCTCTATCTATGTTAATTTTAGCCTCAAATGACACTTAATTATGCGAAAGCTTTGTAACTTTTTACTCTGATTCAATAGGAacataatgaaagatgaataaaatatatgaattgaattaaattataatagtgaactaatttttaaaaatgattagaataaaattaaaactaaattatataatattttaaatgatttgagtgaatgaaaataattacttttttaattttttaactaattcaCTAATTGAGTAACTTTGACCGGATTAAATAATCTGTTATTTAGGTTTATTTAATAATTCTGTGAGTGGATATTTTCTGTATACTTCTATTGTAAATGATTGGGGGTTACCTCAAGCAAAAAGTAACTCCTTGCACTTTTGGGAGTCACGGGTGCAAGATAAATTAACTTAATAATAAattggaaaaatatattttgaaacaatcatttttaaacgttttaatataatatacgTATTATTCTTTTActcttcattatttatttattattgtatttatattgGCCGGTCACCCTGCTGACAGGTCATCACGACCATCCCTCCTAGGTTGACATTCTTGGTCGGTTATCTTGCTGGCCGGCCGTTTCGACCGTCCCTCCCAGGTTGACATCATTGACCGGTCACCCTGCTGACCGGCCGTCATGACCGTCCCTCCCAAGTTGACACCCTTGGCCGGTTACCCTGCTGGCCGGCCGTTTCGACCGTCCCTCCCAGGTTGACTGCGCGATTAAATACTAATGACTCGTTAAagcccttaatgaagattaCGGTATGATTGGGCCGTTTTCAGGCCCACGAAAGGTAAAAGCtcattacaatcagtataaataaaggtctcaggtatgatttcaGGAGAAAAATTCCTTACGATGCAATATATACATTCATCACAGActgctctgtcatattactaacttgagcgtcggagtgcctttgacaggtacccgaCCGCCCGACTTGGAGTAGGAGGACGACCACCGGGAGTGCATAGGGAGAAACCCGCCCGGCCTCCAACCTAGAGCGTGGAGCAGCGTCAGTCCGTCACTGTACCGCTCGCCACCCGCATGGCCCGACCTTCTTCAGTTCGTGGGATTCAGCAACGACCGTCCAGTTTTCGTCAGCTTCTAGTGCCCCAGGCGCCAGAGCCGCTCGATCTGCT
This sequence is a window from Vigna angularis cultivar LongXiaoDou No.4 chromosome 2, ASM1680809v1, whole genome shotgun sequence. Protein-coding genes within it:
- the LOC108329487 gene encoding polypyrimidine tract-binding protein homolog 1 isoform X1, yielding MSTSSQHQFRYTQTPSKVLHLRNLPWECSEEELKELCKPFGKIVNTKCNVGANRNQAFVEFVDLNQAISMVSYYASSSEPAMVRGKTVYIQYSNRHEIVNNKSPGDIPGNVLLVTIEGVEAGDVSIDVIHLVFSAFGFVHKIATFEKTAGFQALIQFTDAETASAARDALDGRSIPRYLLPAHVGSCNLRISYSAHKDLNIKFQSNRSRDYTNPMLPVNYTAIEGTVQTAVGPDGKRKEPESNVLLASIENMQYAVTVDVLHTVFSAFGTVQKIAIFEKNGQTQALIQYPDVITAAAAREALEGHCIYDGGYCKLHLSYSRHTDLNVKAFSDKSRDYTVPDPSLLPAQGPATAWQNPQAAPMYPGSAPPYHTQVPGGQVPSWDPSLQAVRPSYISAPGTFPVQTGTVPPMPSYAPAAAMPAASSPLAQSSPIGHNANPMGISQSGVPPNVNLQPSGAPHSVPGSSPIMQTSQAAQGLVQPGAQPNARPDGASPPGQHYYA
- the LOC108329487 gene encoding polypyrimidine tract-binding protein homolog 1 isoform X2 produces the protein MSTSSQHQFRYTQTPSKVLHLRNLPWECSEEELKELCKPFGKIVNTKCNVGANRNQAFVEFVDLNQAISMVSYYASSSEPAMVRGKTVYIQYSNRHEIVNNKSPGDIPGNVLLVTIEGVEAGDVSIDVIHLVFSAFGFVHKIATFEKTAGFQALIQFTDAETASAARDALDGRSIPRYLLPAHVGSCNLRISYSAHKDLNIKFQSNRSRDYTNPMLPVNYTAIEGTVQTAVGPDGKRKEPESNVLLASIENMQYAVTVDVLHTVFSAFGTVQKIAIFEKNGQTQALIQYPDVITAAAAREALEGHCIYDGGYCFQRQK